A region of Deltaproteobacteria bacterium DNA encodes the following proteins:
- the thpR gene encoding RNA 2',3'-cyclic phosphodiesterase: MFVAALLPEEIKELINEYLGALKPACEGVKWERREKLHVTLKFLGDVDELQTGLVTAAIDKLLPAFSPFETNVTTLGGFPNLRNPRILYVGLSENRELEAFHEKIERELGSLGFVSERRKFTPHVTVGRIKSRLKLKNPLAMPERTSFEIDKIGVMKSELGKEGSVYTPLSLFNLGNKNS, encoded by the coding sequence GTGTTCGTTGCAGCCTTACTGCCTGAAGAAATTAAAGAACTCATAAACGAATATTTAGGGGCTCTAAAACCCGCGTGCGAAGGGGTCAAGTGGGAGAGACGCGAAAAGCTCCACGTGACACTCAAATTTCTGGGTGATGTGGACGAGTTACAGACAGGCCTGGTAACTGCGGCGATAGATAAACTTCTTCCCGCTTTCTCTCCGTTCGAAACGAATGTAACAACGCTCGGCGGCTTCCCCAACCTTCGAAATCCCCGTATTTTGTATGTCGGTTTATCCGAAAACCGGGAGCTTGAGGCGTTTCACGAAAAGATAGAGCGGGAGCTTGGCTCTCTCGGTTTCGTAAGTGAGCGCCGCAAATTTACCCCCCATGTAACAGTCGGGAGGATTAAGAGCAGGTTAAAGTTGAAAAATCCCCTCGCGATGCCAGAGAGAACTTCCTTTGAAATTGATAAAATAGGGGTTATGAAGAGTGAGCTAGGAAAAGAGGGGTCTGTTTATACACCGCTCAGTTTATTCAATCTGGGGAATAAAAATTCATAA
- a CDS encoding HNH endonuclease, whose product MLTSPVLVLNRYFVPVTITSVKRAFVMMYSGVAKAVGSDYETFDFESWADISEMRAEEDVVRTVSAVIKTPRVILLVRYEGFIRKEAKFNRINIFRRDGGMCQYCLKKFSRSELTIDHVVPRSQGGKSIWDNVVCCCVDCNRRKGGRTPLQARMKLRRKPKKPLWDPFSNIYIKAVRYKEWEPFLNYVDISYWNVELEQ is encoded by the coding sequence ATGCTGACTTCACCTGTATTGGTCCTTAATCGATATTTTGTCCCGGTCACCATCACAAGCGTGAAAAGGGCGTTTGTGATGATGTACAGCGGGGTGGCAAAAGCTGTAGGCAGCGATTACGAGACATTCGATTTCGAATCCTGGGCCGATATCTCCGAAATGAGGGCTGAAGAGGATGTAGTCAGGACCGTAAGCGCCGTAATTAAAACCCCTCGCGTGATACTGCTGGTCAGGTACGAGGGTTTTATAAGAAAAGAGGCGAAATTTAACCGAATCAACATATTCAGAAGAGACGGCGGAATGTGCCAGTACTGCCTTAAAAAGTTCTCCCGCTCGGAGCTTACAATAGACCACGTCGTGCCCCGCTCGCAGGGCGGAAAAAGCATATGGGATAATGTCGTATGCTGCTGTGTCGACTGTAACCGGAGGAAAGGCGGCCGCACGCCTTTACAGGCGAGAATGAAGCTCAGAAGAAAGCCCAAGAAACCCCTGTGGGACCCGTTTTCGAATATATACATCAAGGCTGTACGGTACAAGGAGTGGGAGCCGTTCCTGAATTACGTGGATATCTCTTACTGGAACGTGGAACTGGAACAATAA
- the lgt gene encoding prolipoprotein diacylglyceryl transferase yields MYPEIIKIGNFTISSFGLMIALCFLVGYWIVSVEGKRKGLQDKLVSNMFLAAMIGGIVGAKLLYLFENVPVSELLRHPLENLLSRGGLTYYGGFFGAILLVWIIAYRGKLSMWVVGDLAAPALAIAYAIGRVGCLLVGDDYGVPSNLPWAMSFPEGLPPTTDTVHPTQLYEIIIMSIVFVYIWKIRKKVKPAGWLFSIYLILAGLERFFIEFIRNTTPSPIPGLSVAQVMALVIILIGAFKLYSLHSTAEKVPEPERPKKFGKKKKA; encoded by the coding sequence ATGTATCCGGAAATAATAAAAATCGGCAATTTCACTATCTCTTCATTCGGACTGATGATAGCGCTCTGCTTTCTGGTCGGGTACTGGATAGTCTCCGTCGAGGGGAAAAGAAAAGGCCTTCAAGACAAGCTCGTAAGCAATATGTTCCTGGCCGCAATGATAGGCGGCATAGTAGGAGCCAAGCTTCTTTATTTATTCGAAAATGTCCCTGTCTCCGAGCTCCTGAGGCACCCCTTGGAAAATCTGCTTTCCAGAGGGGGTCTCACCTATTACGGAGGCTTTTTCGGCGCGATACTTCTCGTCTGGATAATAGCTTACAGAGGGAAACTCAGCATGTGGGTGGTGGGAGACCTGGCCGCGCCCGCCCTGGCGATTGCCTACGCCATCGGCAGGGTCGGATGCTTACTCGTCGGTGACGACTACGGAGTTCCTTCAAATCTCCCCTGGGCAATGTCTTTTCCCGAAGGGCTGCCCCCGACAACCGATACCGTACACCCGACTCAGCTGTACGAAATCATAATAATGTCGATCGTATTCGTGTATATATGGAAAATACGCAAGAAAGTAAAACCCGCCGGATGGCTTTTTTCCATATATCTTATCCTTGCGGGACTTGAGAGGTTTTTCATAGAGTTTATAAGGAATACAACACCGAGCCCTATCCCCGGGCTTTCCGTTGCTCAGGTTATGGCCCTTGTGATCATATTGATTGGAGCGTTCAAACTGTATTCCTTACATTCCACGGCGGAGAAAGTGCCTGAACCAGAGCGTCCGAAAAAATTCGGCAAGAAGAAAAAGGCGTAA
- the lnt gene encoding apolipoprotein N-acyltransferase, which produces MNKIDRNDLILSALTGVLYPLTFMVPYSGILSWVLLIPLFLAIEKKGAFDAFKLGLIAGTVSNFIGTYWLIGTLARFGGFPIPVSVVFIIILSAYSGLAYAIFSYIVTRLGFLKSPGVLSVLLVAAVWTSIEYVFPFLFPYGIANSQADYIHLIQIFDLQGVYTLSFIIVVVNVTIMRVFKRYYEKTPLPVREIALSLVLIASTLFYGIYKIDKVEAEMARAPKLKIGMVQANFDFLAKTESQEEIVTQRHKEMSRELQSSDLIIWPETAIQAWFSNGSDLLIVRDEMGVPDIEGKYFIVGGMSFEPKDPEAEIITDENLTKYNTAFLTDSKGLILGRYHKMELLLFGEYLPFTKYVPALKNISPASGDFTPGDEFNLFEIEEKNARIAPIICYEDIIPSFSRKFVAKGANLIINITNDAWFGKTIAPYQHLLVSIPRSVETRRYLLRSTNTGISAIIDPVGRVVEKTDIFVRTNLEGEVGLMDGETTLYTKAGDIFPVACLVFWIGFAVIGKLRGKNLS; this is translated from the coding sequence ATGAATAAAATCGACAGGAACGACCTGATTCTCTCCGCGCTCACAGGTGTTTTATACCCTCTGACGTTCATGGTCCCGTATTCTGGAATACTCTCGTGGGTGCTGCTCATCCCCCTTTTCCTTGCAATCGAGAAAAAGGGCGCGTTCGACGCCTTCAAGCTCGGCCTGATCGCAGGAACAGTCTCGAATTTCATCGGGACCTACTGGCTTATCGGCACTCTAGCCAGGTTCGGGGGATTTCCCATTCCCGTAAGCGTAGTATTCATAATTATATTGAGCGCCTATTCGGGTCTGGCGTACGCGATATTCTCCTACATAGTAACGAGGCTCGGGTTCCTAAAAAGCCCGGGGGTTCTTTCCGTCCTGCTCGTAGCGGCGGTATGGACATCTATCGAATACGTATTCCCGTTTCTCTTCCCTTACGGGATTGCCAATTCCCAGGCGGACTACATACACCTTATTCAGATTTTCGACCTGCAGGGCGTCTACACCCTGAGCTTCATAATAGTTGTCGTGAATGTGACAATCATGAGAGTCTTTAAGAGGTATTATGAAAAAACCCCTCTACCCGTAAGAGAGATAGCGTTATCCCTTGTTCTCATCGCATCTACGCTCTTTTACGGTATCTACAAAATAGACAAGGTCGAAGCGGAAATGGCCCGGGCGCCCAAGCTCAAAATAGGCATGGTGCAGGCAAACTTCGATTTTCTGGCCAAGACGGAGAGCCAGGAGGAGATTGTCACACAAAGGCACAAGGAGATGTCACGGGAGCTTCAATCGAGCGACCTCATCATTTGGCCCGAGACCGCTATTCAGGCCTGGTTCTCAAACGGCTCCGACCTGCTTATCGTAAGGGACGAGATGGGAGTGCCCGACATTGAAGGCAAATACTTCATTGTAGGGGGCATGTCCTTTGAACCCAAAGACCCTGAAGCGGAGATAATAACAGACGAGAACCTAACAAAGTACAACACCGCCTTCCTGACCGACTCAAAGGGTTTGATACTGGGAAGATACCATAAAATGGAGCTCCTCCTTTTCGGCGAATACCTGCCGTTTACAAAGTACGTCCCGGCGCTCAAGAATATAAGCCCGGCCTCGGGGGATTTCACGCCGGGGGACGAATTCAACCTCTTTGAAATAGAAGAAAAGAACGCGAGGATCGCGCCCATAATCTGCTACGAGGACATAATCCCTTCTTTCAGCAGGAAATTCGTGGCCAAGGGCGCCAACCTTATAATAAATATCACGAACGACGCCTGGTTCGGCAAAACGATAGCTCCCTACCAGCACCTGTTAGTGTCTATACCCAGGTCTGTCGAAACCAGAAGGTATCTGCTCAGATCCACGAATACCGGCATAAGCGCCATTATAGACCCCGTAGGCAGGGTAGTCGAAAAAACCGACATATTCGTCCGGACGAACCTTGAAGGAGAAGTCGGCCTTATGGACGGAGAGACCACACTTTATACAAAAGCAGGGGATATTTTCCCCGTAGCGTGCCTCGTGTTCTGGATAGGATTTGCCGTAATCGGAAAATTAAGAGGAAAGAATCTCTCTTAA
- the hisC gene encoding histidinol-phosphate transaminase, with protein sequence MNQSNKMKPETERKSQNKEKNLVESRVKPGIRSLSAYSVPSVAASVRLDGNESPFSLPPEVSEKVTAAVKNIDVNRYPDPEANVLREKISEVSNFPQEGILLGNGSDELIGMLITTFSGGTGRVLYPVPTFSMYGISGLALGAEPLEVDLDGGFDIDIERTTELIEQQDPDLIFLASPNNPTGNVFSADRIKEIIRVSRGIVVVDEAYSDFSGYTFLPMIEEHENLVILRTLSKVGFAGLRLGILYGRDGLVHEINKVRYPYNINSLSQGVAEVVLGNHEFVSENIQLIIRERQRVFRTLADMQGIEPYRSDANFILFKAATADSVFEGLIERDILIRNFNKPGRLENCLRVTIGTPEENDRFLDALREILSS encoded by the coding sequence ATGAACCAATCTAATAAAATGAAGCCCGAAACCGAGCGAAAATCCCAAAATAAAGAGAAAAATCTCGTGGAATCGAGAGTAAAGCCCGGGATAAGGAGTCTGTCCGCCTACTCCGTGCCGTCTGTCGCGGCGAGCGTGAGGCTCGACGGAAACGAGAGTCCTTTTTCTCTCCCGCCCGAAGTCAGTGAAAAAGTCACGGCGGCTGTAAAAAACATTGACGTGAACAGATATCCCGATCCCGAAGCGAATGTGTTGAGGGAGAAGATCTCGGAGGTAAGCAATTTCCCCCAAGAGGGCATACTTTTAGGTAACGGCTCGGACGAGCTTATAGGGATGCTCATAACTACCTTTTCGGGCGGCACGGGAAGAGTGCTTTATCCGGTCCCGACATTCTCGATGTACGGTATAAGCGGTCTTGCTCTAGGCGCTGAGCCGCTCGAAGTCGATCTTGACGGCGGCTTCGATATCGACATCGAGAGAACGACGGAACTGATTGAGCAACAGGACCCCGACCTGATATTCCTCGCCTCTCCGAATAACCCGACGGGCAACGTGTTTTCAGCGGACAGGATAAAGGAAATAATCCGCGTGTCACGCGGTATAGTGGTTGTGGACGAGGCTTACTCAGATTTCAGCGGGTACACGTTTTTACCGATGATAGAAGAGCATGAGAATCTCGTGATACTGAGGACACTGTCCAAGGTGGGGTTTGCTGGCCTGAGGCTCGGCATCCTCTACGGGAGGGATGGTCTCGTCCATGAAATTAATAAAGTCAGGTATCCGTACAACATAAATTCCCTGAGCCAGGGGGTAGCCGAAGTCGTACTCGGTAACCACGAATTCGTATCGGAGAACATTCAGCTCATAATAAGGGAGAGGCAGAGGGTATTCCGTACCTTGGCGGATATGCAGGGGATTGAGCCGTACAGGAGCGACGCCAATTTTATTCTTTTTAAGGCCGCAACAGCCGACTCTGTATTCGAGGGATTGATCGAAAGGGATATTCTGATAAGAAACTTCAATAAACCCGGAAGGCTTGAGAACTGTTTGCGAGTCACTATAGGAACACCCGAGGAAAACGACAGGTTCCTCGACGCGTTAAGAGAGATTCTTTCCTCTTAA
- the hisD gene encoding histidinol dehydrogenase, which yields MKIVEIKKGNLERQIRDLRRGSSLSDPGLESSARDIVEDVRKNGDEALFRYSRKFDRVKLTKKTVIVSAKEMEKAGSLVPGKLRRDLLRAAKRVREFHKKKLPEGGTFKDDLGNELGWVIRPIDRAGLYVPGGKAAYPSTVLMTAIPARVAGVRELVLVTPCPGGEINPAVLVAAEIAGVDTIYKIGGAQAISALAYGTESVPKVDKIVGPGNIYVTIAKKLVFGEVDIDMIAGPSEVLIVSDGSAPASWVAADLLAQAEHDEMAVPILVTVSKKHAREVEKEVAKQLRNLKRKDIAGESVRSRGRIFVVSTLDNAVDVANAVAPEHLELCVRSPKKLLKSIRHAGAIFLGSMSTEAFGDYIAGPSHVLPTGGAARFSSPLSVYDFLRMPSVISISKKGFKELSGSVMNLAYSEELEAHALSVGVRVKSG from the coding sequence ATGAAGATTGTCGAAATAAAAAAAGGGAATCTCGAAAGGCAAATCAGGGATCTGAGGAGGGGTTCTTCATTAAGCGACCCCGGCCTCGAATCATCCGCCAGAGATATTGTAGAGGATGTAAGGAAAAACGGGGACGAGGCTCTATTCAGATACTCGAGGAAATTCGACAGGGTAAAGCTCACTAAGAAAACGGTTATAGTTTCCGCGAAGGAAATGGAAAAAGCCGGGTCACTGGTACCGGGGAAGTTGAGAAGAGACCTGCTGAGAGCCGCAAAGAGGGTAAGGGAGTTCCACAAGAAGAAGCTTCCGGAGGGCGGCACCTTTAAGGACGATCTGGGCAATGAGCTCGGATGGGTCATACGCCCCATCGACCGGGCCGGTCTCTATGTGCCCGGAGGAAAGGCGGCTTATCCGTCAACGGTGCTTATGACGGCGATCCCCGCCAGGGTCGCGGGTGTGAGGGAGCTTGTTCTGGTGACTCCTTGTCCGGGGGGTGAAATCAATCCGGCCGTCCTCGTTGCCGCGGAGATAGCCGGCGTGGATACGATCTACAAGATAGGCGGGGCGCAGGCGATCTCGGCCCTCGCATACGGAACCGAGTCCGTGCCTAAAGTGGATAAGATAGTGGGTCCGGGGAATATATACGTTACGATTGCCAAGAAGCTCGTATTCGGCGAGGTGGACATAGATATGATTGCGGGGCCGAGCGAGGTGCTTATTGTTTCAGACGGGAGCGCGCCCGCAAGCTGGGTTGCGGCCGACCTTCTGGCCCAGGCGGAGCATGATGAGATGGCGGTGCCGATCCTTGTGACCGTTTCAAAAAAACACGCCCGTGAAGTGGAAAAAGAGGTGGCAAAACAGCTGAGAAATCTAAAAAGGAAGGATATTGCCGGAGAATCCGTAAGGAGCCGGGGGAGGATTTTCGTCGTAAGCACACTTGATAATGCTGTGGATGTCGCTAATGCCGTGGCGCCAGAGCACCTGGAGTTATGTGTAAGGAGTCCGAAAAAGCTCCTTAAGAGTATCAGGCACGCGGGGGCAATTTTTCTGGGCTCCATGTCAACCGAAGCGTTCGGAGACTACATTGCCGGGCCGAGCCATGTTCTGCCTACAGGGGGAGCGGCCAGGTTCTCGTCCCCTCTGAGCGTTTATGATTTTCTCAGGATGCCCAGCGTTATTTCGATCTCGAAAAAGGGTTTTAAAGAACTGTCAGGCTCGGTCATGAACCTGGCTTACAGCGAGGAACTGGAGGCTCACGCTCTATCGGTCGGTGTAAGGGTAAAGAGCGGGTAA
- a CDS encoding SRPBCC family protein codes for MKIYKLKREQVIPITINEAWDFFSNPGNLRLITPPWLGFAIKSELPEKIYPGMIVTYTVTPFMNIPVNWVTEITHMERPNLFVDEQRFGPYRMWHHEHLFRETSGGVEVRDLIHYALPLGSLGRIAHELFIKRQLNEIFEFRKQYLKKKFC; via the coding sequence ATGAAGATATACAAACTGAAGAGAGAACAGGTAATTCCCATCACTATTAACGAGGCATGGGATTTTTTTTCGAATCCGGGGAACCTTCGGCTTATTACGCCCCCCTGGCTCGGCTTCGCCATAAAATCCGAGCTACCGGAGAAGATATATCCGGGGATGATCGTGACGTATACGGTTACCCCGTTTATGAATATACCGGTCAATTGGGTAACCGAGATAACTCATATGGAGAGACCAAATCTGTTCGTGGACGAGCAGCGTTTCGGTCCCTACAGGATGTGGCATCACGAGCATTTGTTCCGCGAGACTTCAGGCGGCGTGGAAGTTAGGGACCTTATACACTACGCCCTCCCCCTGGGTTCCCTGGGCAGGATAGCGCATGAGCTCTTTATTAAACGGCAGTTAAACGAGATATTTGAATTCAGGAAACAGTACCTGAAAAAGAAATTCTGCTAA
- a CDS encoding DUF2384 domain-containing protein gives MNDSVVDINQYKYEQAERDIRTKLVEYSERPEIQSQLGEAFYIWRDDPDFLPEEVTEDQVDDLTFEKFFDWFLYDFKLLDTQERVIERYYKKERESLSETEESIVRDWLQNLYSFFEIEEVVEGESCKIRDLFTKEVFTVMDSASSTKVKRSDIIGARPLSTRNRFYFSAVISVYPSTFKNIIIDFFNNEFKEYRKSFGNARTKEQYIKDWGFQIGHYLEDLVNRPQFVTPEGDEFVLASGLYAVKDNQEVLRRLGKIKSLHEIIGKEEDIKLFSWEKKGRNDISATLEIENDRLRIECYSTSMLEKAKNKIEKELKGLVRHLNDTKKESEAFISKNKDKKDRLSKMPPGARNKKEVDETLDDYYTRWIDQPNPALKGKTPREAAKSTEGRKNLINVLSELEAIYDSAKKRGEPYYNLDKIRKNLNLK, from the coding sequence ATGAACGATTCGGTTGTGGACATAAATCAATATAAATACGAGCAGGCCGAAAGGGATATCAGGACCAAGCTTGTCGAATATTCCGAGCGGCCTGAAATACAGTCACAATTAGGGGAAGCCTTTTATATATGGAGGGATGACCCGGATTTTCTTCCCGAGGAAGTGACGGAAGATCAGGTTGACGATCTCACATTCGAAAAATTTTTCGACTGGTTCCTGTATGATTTCAAGCTTCTCGACACGCAGGAGAGAGTAATAGAAAGATACTACAAAAAGGAGCGGGAAAGCCTTTCGGAAACCGAAGAATCCATAGTCAGGGACTGGCTCCAAAATTTGTACAGCTTCTTCGAAATCGAAGAAGTCGTAGAGGGCGAAAGCTGCAAGATAAGAGACTTGTTTACGAAAGAGGTCTTTACAGTCATGGATTCCGCGTCCTCTACAAAGGTAAAACGCTCGGACATTATAGGAGCAAGGCCACTGAGCACGCGAAATCGCTTCTATTTTTCAGCGGTGATTTCCGTGTACCCGTCCACGTTTAAAAACATAATAATTGATTTCTTCAACAATGAGTTCAAGGAGTACAGAAAATCATTCGGCAACGCCAGAACAAAAGAGCAATATATAAAGGACTGGGGATTTCAGATAGGCCATTACCTCGAGGATTTGGTAAACCGTCCCCAATTCGTTACGCCCGAAGGGGACGAATTCGTACTTGCTTCGGGATTATACGCCGTCAAAGACAATCAGGAGGTCTTGAGAAGATTAGGGAAAATCAAGTCTCTGCATGAGATAATCGGGAAGGAAGAAGACATCAAGCTATTTAGCTGGGAAAAGAAAGGGCGGAACGACATATCGGCAACTCTGGAGATTGAGAATGACAGATTGCGAATCGAGTGCTATTCAACAAGCATGCTCGAGAAAGCCAAAAACAAAATCGAGAAGGAACTAAAGGGACTGGTTCGGCATTTGAACGACACAAAAAAAGAATCCGAGGCATTTATCAGTAAGAACAAGGATAAAAAGGACCGCCTGAGTAAAATGCCCCCCGGAGCCAGGAATAAAAAAGAAGTGGATGAAACCCTTGACGACTACTACACAAGATGGATTGATCAGCCCAACCCTGCGCTTAAAGGAAAGACGCCGAGAGAAGCCGCTAAATCGACCGAGGGGAGAAAGAATCTCATAAATGTGCTGAGCGAGCTCGAAGCAATATACGACAGTGCGAAAAAACGCGGTGAACCCTACTATAACCTCGACAAGATAAGGAAGAATTTGAATTTAAAGTAA
- a CDS encoding SLBB domain-containing protein, whose protein sequence is MINPRFIIFALLASFFLYVSCGGGSKSSGTYTLPQAQRTVNKENEELNRKLIEETFSTNVSDDYLIGPGDLLDIQVLEAPDLATQARVSSRNNISFPLLGKVEIGGLTSQEAEERIQEELTQKYMHDPHVTVSVKEYRSQRVAVIGSVKNPGTYELLGKGNILDALALAGGLSPEASEIAYVTRKNSGGEEKSVQIDLDELLDEGNTSLNVPIHMGDVVYVPEAGVIYVDGAVKEPGTFPLAEDMTISQAITAAGGLDNTAEASDVRLIRNEDGQVIVTPVDVKQIKEGAAADIILEDQDVVVVGKNTIKSFFDAIKLGLFFPPFSVGVQ, encoded by the coding sequence ATGATCAATCCCAGGTTTATTATATTTGCTTTATTGGCGAGCTTTTTCCTGTACGTTTCATGCGGGGGCGGGTCTAAGTCCAGCGGTACCTATACCTTACCGCAAGCCCAGAGGACAGTAAACAAGGAAAATGAAGAGCTAAACAGGAAGCTGATTGAAGAGACGTTCAGCACGAATGTTTCGGATGATTATCTGATCGGCCCGGGGGACCTTTTGGATATTCAGGTGCTCGAAGCCCCGGATCTCGCCACCCAGGCCAGGGTGAGCAGTCGTAATAATATATCCTTCCCCCTTCTTGGAAAAGTGGAAATAGGCGGTCTTACCTCACAGGAGGCGGAGGAAAGAATCCAAGAGGAATTAACGCAAAAGTATATGCACGATCCCCACGTCACAGTTTCAGTTAAGGAATATAGAAGCCAGAGAGTTGCGGTAATAGGCAGCGTAAAGAATCCGGGCACTTACGAGCTTCTGGGAAAGGGGAATATTCTCGATGCCCTTGCTCTGGCGGGGGGGTTGAGCCCTGAGGCAAGCGAGATCGCTTACGTCACCCGAAAGAACAGTGGCGGAGAAGAGAAATCAGTACAAATAGATCTGGACGAGCTCCTTGATGAAGGAAATACAAGCTTAAATGTGCCCATCCATATGGGTGACGTTGTTTATGTTCCCGAGGCGGGCGTTATATACGTTGACGGAGCTGTTAAGGAACCCGGAACGTTCCCTCTGGCAGAAGACATGACGATAAGCCAGGCTATCACTGCGGCCGGCGGTCTCGATAATACGGCCGAAGCCTCGGACGTAAGATTAATAAGGAATGAGGACGGCCAGGTAATTGTGACCCCTGTAGATGTAAAACAGATAAAAGAAGGTGCGGCAGCAGATATAATATTAGAAGATCAGGATGTCGTCGTTGTCGGAAAAAATACGATAAAGAGCTTCTTTGATGCTATAAAACTGGGGTTATTCTTCCCGCCGTTCAGCGTAGGGGTACAGTAA